The DNA segment TGCTGAAATTGCTGCGCTTGCTGTTGCGCCTGTTGCTGTGCCTGCTGTTGTGCTTGCTGTTGTGCTTGATTGTTTTTACCAAATCTTGCACTTAATTCTTCAGACACTTCGCTATTTACTTTTTCGCCTAGGTAATCCTCAAATTCTCTTCTATTCAATGTAAACCCTCCTTTAAAAAATTTCCCCGTTATTTAATATTCCCTTTATGATTAGAATTAGTAAATGAAAATTTTACTATTGAAAATTTTCCAAATTATTTACAATATCTTCGTATATTTTTATCCTATTCATACCGTCTTTCGCGATATATAAATTATTTAAAGCCGTATTTAGATTATTTACCAGTTGTGGCGGCAAATCATACACGTATTCTACTTTCTCAGGAGCACTCTCTTTGTTTAGCTCTATGTTTAAAAGCACGTCTTTTTCGATTACAGCTTTCATAGAGCTGATATCTCTTTCAAGATCTTTCAATTTGTACAATGTTTTTTTCATGCCATCCAGATTGTCTTTTAGAGTTTTTACGTCATTCCTTAATTCATCTACATTAGAGCAAATCATGTTTTCTACTTCTTTTAAACTATCTGATCGATTGTCAGCCTTTCTCAGATAACTTATTAAATATTTTCTGTCGTTATTTTCTTCAAATTGGCTTTCAATGTACTCCTTAATTTCTTTTTCGCTTTTTTCTAATTTCGCCTCAATTTTTGTCGCATCATTTAACAATATTTCGTTGAAGCTCATTAATTTTTCAAATATATGTTCTGTTTCTTTTATCAAATTTTCTATCTTTAATTCTGACTGCAGTATTTCCATTTAACATCACCTACATTTAGTATCTCCATTTTTAATGCAAAAATAAAGTGCACCGCCAAATATTAATTTGCAGTGCACTTTGTATCATCACTTCTTTATGCTATTGTTTAAATCGTTAAGCACGCTTCCAAGCTCATCGAGATTTTTGCCGAAATCTGTCCAATCGCCATTTTTTGAAGCATTCATTGCATTATTATATATGTCATTTGCCTTCTTTATAAGTTCCTGCTGGGTTTCATTCGTCTGCACTTGTGGAACCTGTGGCTGTGCTGGTGTTTGCAAATTAAATAGCTTGTTTAACGCATTTGCAAGTGTATCTTCCATCACTATTTTGTCCTTGTACGCCAGAATGACCCTTTTCACTTCAGGTATTGCATTTTCATTTGATGACTGTATATAGATAGGCTCAACGTAAAGCATAGAATCATCAATCGGCAACGTCAGCAAATTGCCCCTTATGATGCTTGATCCTTTTTGATCCCACAAGCTCATCTCTTTTGAAATATTCGGATCTTGATCGATCATGTTCTCAATCTGCATAGGCCCATACACGACAGTGCTTTTTGGAAACTTATAGACTACCAATTTTCCATAGTTATTGCCATCCATCCTTGCTGCCATCCAAGCCACCATGTTGTCTTTCGTGGCTGGCGTATACGGAATCATCAAAACGTACTCAGCAGTTTTTTCTCCTGGAAGCTTCATTATGACATACTGTGACTCCTCAGGTTCTATTTTCCCTGTAAATTTCTCCTTTGCTATATCCCAAGAGTCTTCTTTGTTGTAAAAAACCTGCGGATCCGACATGTGATAATTTTTATAAACACTTGCTTGTATATCAAACATATACTGAGGATACCTTATATGTGCCTTTAAACCTTGTGGCATCTCGTCTATGTTTTTGAATAGCCCGGGAAATATTCTGCTGTACACCTTTATTATAGGGTCATTTTTATCAGATATATAGTACTTTACATCGCCTGTATAAGCATCAACGACGACTTTAACAGAATTTCTTATGTAATTTATGCCTGTATCCCCATAAGGCTCTGAATACGGATAATTTCCCGAATACGTATATGCATCAATCATCCAATACAGTTTGCCATTATCTACTACTATATATGGATCATCATCGTATATCAAAAACGGAGCTATCCTTTGAACTCTATCCTTTATATTTCTAAAAAGAAGCATCCTGCTATCAGCCGTAATGTCAGTAGATAAAAGTATTTTTATGTTGCCAGTATAAATTGTGTACAAAAGCTTGTTTAGAAACGTCATCGGTATGCCTGATTTGCCAGAGTAAAAATTTTCTTTGTTTGTATCCCCTGCAGGGTAATCAAATTCACCTGTCTTAGTATTTACTATTGCGTATGTGTTTGTAAGCTCCCCAAAGTATATCTCAGGCCTCGTTATCTTTATATTTGTACTGCTAACAGGCGGAATATTTTTTATCACCATGTCTGGCTGTCCTGTAGCTGTTACATCATTTACTGTTGACATCACGACGCCATACCCATGTGTGTACTTAAGGTGCATGTTGATCCAATTTTTCGCTTGGCTTGCCAGATTGTCAAGATTCATCTCCCTTGCAGATATAAAAACTTGCCTGTAGTTTCCATTTATCATATACCTATCGATATCTATATCATTGAATTTATAGTAAAGCCTTATGCTTTGAAGTTGGTTGTATATCTGGCTTACAGGCCTATAATCGTTTATCCTGATGTTGTTTATGGTATCCTGGTTTTCATCTAATACCTTTTTGTCTATATCGCCGCTTAAATCGTAATTTCTCTCTTCAACATTATTTAAGTCAAATGCTTTTTGAGTAAAGTCAATATTGTACTTCAAATAAGTCTTTTCCTTGTCAAGCTCGTTTGGTGCGACGATGAAATTTTGAACAACCATTTGAGATACAGTCGATAAAATCATGATAGCAACGATTATTACAGGTGATGCTATTATATATTTAAGCTTTTGCCTAAACGCGCCAATCATAAATAAAACGCCAGAAATTATTGATGCCAACATTAAAATCCTGTAAAACAAAAGCCTCACATGAACATCCGTATAGCCTGCGCCAAAAACGACGCCGCTTTTAGAGTACAATATTCCATAAGCCTTTAAGTAATAACCTAATGAAAGGACAGCAAAAAATACAAAGCCCAATACAGCAATCTGCCTAAACGCTATCATCAGTATTTCTTTGTTGTAAATAGCTCTAAAAAAACCTCCTCTGTCTGATATCTCATAAAATCTCGTCTTGTCAGACAGGTACATGAGTCCATAGACGATTATAGTGGCGACTATGAGTATCGGTATTATGACAATAAGTAGATCATATACGTCTAAAAGAAATGGCAGTCTAAACATGTAAAGGCTTATGTCTTTATTAAAAATCGGATCTTTTACGCCGAAATTCGCAGAATTTATGTAAAACAAAAAGTCGTTCCACCAATTTGCAGAGATAAATACAGAAATCAAAAAGCTTACAAATATCGATAAGCCTATAACTACACCTCTAAATCTTTTGCGTACACTTTTGATTTCAATGTCCTGGGCAAACTTTGCATAGTCTTTGACCATTCTATTCAGGTAGAAATAAGAAAGGATAAAGATTACTACAAACGATGGCACACCTATAGTAAGCTGTGTCAAAAACTTTTTAAAAAAGACCCCTAAATAATTCAAGCTGTTAAACCACTGTATGTCCACAATAAGGTTTGCAAGACTTGCAAATAAAGCTGCAATTAAAAATATGGATATCAATAAAATGATTATTGCCAAATTCCCTCTTTTCAAACAAATCACCATCCCAAAATGTACTTCTTGACACTATTATAATATATCCAATTTATAAAATGCAAAGCGATTTTTATTGATTAATTTAGGTATATAATGTATATTAGAAATAAATAGAAAATGATAATTAACAAGGATGTGATATATGGATGAAAAGGGCTTTGAAAATTTCCCTTCTTGTCATTTTAGGAATCGCTTTATCTATTGGCACAGGCGTTTTTATGTTTTATAGAAATTTAAACGTTGTAAATACCGAAGAAAATCCCGTCACAACTAACGCTCAAGTTAAAACATCTAAACAAAGTAGCAGTAGTCAGAATAAAAAAAATATACTATTTGTCGGTGATGCCGATGGCCTATCTGACACCATATTTGTGGCAAGCTTTGATGCAAATAAAAAAGAAATCGATATGTTATCGATTCCACGCGATACCTATTATCCAAGGCCAGGCTACAATGCACCAACTGAGAAAAAAATCAACGCGGCGTACTCTGAACAAAAAATAGACGGCTTAAAAGATGCAGTGGAAAATCTGTTAGGGATAAAAATAGACAACTACGTGATTTTAACATACGACGGCTTCAAAGATATCATTGACACCATAGGCGGCGTTGAGGTAAACATACCATTTGACATGAAATACGACGACAACGTAGCAAATCCCCCACTTCACATAAACCTAAAGAAAGGACTTCAGGTATTAGATGGTGAAGAAGCTTTGCAATTTGTGCGTTATAGACATGGTTATGTAGATGGCGATATAGGAAGAATAAATGCCCAGCAAGAATTTTTGAAGTCATTCATCAAAAAAGTCACATCGCCTACAATAATAACGAAAATTCCATCGCTGGCCATAACCCTAAGTAAAAACTTGAAAACAGACTTGACAGCAAAAGACATCACAACATACGCATTAGACTTCGTCAAAAACAAGCCTCAAAACATAAATACTTCTATACTGCCAGGAGAAGGCGGATACATGGGTGATTACAGCTATTATTTTGTAGACCAGCAAAAAGCCATGGAAGTGGCATCAGAAATGTTTGGAAACGGCCTAAGCAATGATTCTGTAAGCACAGTTTCGCAAATAACGTATTCACCTTTAAACAGCACTATTTCTGTTGCAGTCTACAATGGGACAAAAGTGCAAGGACTGGCTGCAAAGTACGCTGAGGAATTGAAAAGTCTTGGCTTTAATGTAATCAAAATTGCCAATGCTGATGCGAAAAATTACGATGAATCATGTGTTTACGCAGATACCAGCATTGATAAGGCCAATAAAGTCGCCGGTGCTTTGTCTATAAAAAATGTATTAAATGGTGAAAATTCAAGCAGTGCAGATGTCACCGTCATAATAGGCAATGATAAAAAATAAAAGAAAGGCGCAATTGCGCCCTTTTTTCAATAAAAAAATAGCCTATGTATGGCGGAGAAGGAGGGACTTGAACCCTCGCGCCGGGTTATCCCCGACCTACAGTCTTAGCAGGACCGCCCCTTCACCAACTTGGGTACTTCTCCACGTTAGCTACAATCTTTTAATATTAAATTGATGGCGGAGAGGGTGGGATTCGAACCCACGGCTCCGTTAAGAGACACTGGTTTTCAAGACCAGCTCCTTAAACCCCTCGGACACCTCTCCAAGCCGGGAACGATATAAAGTATATCATATACCGGCTAAGTTGTCAATATTCACGCATCAATTATTTAATGCTATTTAATCCTTTTACTTCCTTATAACATCGCATCTCATATACGGCCTTAAAGCTTCAGGAACAACTACAGAGCCATCCTTTTGCTGATAGTTCTCAAGTATCGCTGCAAAAGTCCTGCCTACCGCCACACCTGAACCATTTAGAGTATGGACATATTGCGCTTTTCCGCCATCTTTTGGCCTGTACTTGATGTTTGCTCTCCTTGCCTGAAAGTCTTCGCAGTTGCTGCAAGATGATATCTCAACATACCTTCCATAGCTTGGCATCCAAACCTCAAGGTCGTACTTCTTTGCCGCAGTGAAACCAAGGTCTCCAGTGCATATAGATACAACCCTATAAGGTATGCCTAAAGTCTTCAGCACATCTTCAGCATCGCTTACCATCTTTTCAAGTTCTTCGTATGATTTCTCAGGCTCTGTGATCTTTACCAGTTCTACTTTATTAAACTGGTGCTGCCTTATTAATCCTCTTGTATCCCTTCCTGCAGAACCAGCTTCCTGTCTGAAACAAGCGCTATAGGCACAATTGTATATAGGAAGTTTTTCACCGTCGATTATGGTCTCTCTGTACATATTTGTAACAGGAACTTCAGCAGTCGGTATCAAGAAATAATCTGTCCCAGCCACCTTAAATGCGTCTTCCTCAAATTTAGGAAGCTGTCCTGTGCCAAACATGCTTCTTCTATGAACCATAAAAGGCGGGAAAACCTCTGTGTATCCATGTTTTTCTGTGTGAAGATCCATCATGAAGTTTATAAGAGCCCTTTCCAGCCTACAGCCTAATCCTTTGTAAAACGTGAATCTGGAGCCTGTAACCCGCGATGCCGCCTCAAAGTCTAAAAGTCCCAACTCAACTCCAATGTCCCAGTGTGGCTTTACTTCAAAGTCAAATTCTCTCACTTCGCCCCATCTGCGGATTTCCACGTTATCAGCATCGCTGTCTCCAACTGGAACGCTTTCATGAGGAATATTTGGTATGGTCCATAAAAGCTCTTCCAATTTCTCATCGTACTGCTTTACTTCGCCTTCCATCGCCTTGATTTTGTCGGATATTTCTTTCATCTCTTTTATCAATTCTTCAGCGTCTTTGCCTTCTTTTTTCAGTTTGGCTATGTTTTCAGATTCTTTATTTCTGGTGTTTTTCAAAGATTCCAGTTCCTTTAAGATTTCCCGTCTCTTTTCGTCAATCTCTAAAAATTCATCGATGTTTGAGTTTTCTTTTTTAAGTTCAATAGCTTTCTTTACCTCATCCGGATTATTCCTTATCCTTTTAATATCAAGCATCATTTGCACCTCCTAATAAAAATATCCCGCCCTATGTAGGGACGGGATTTCCGTGTTGCCACCCTGATTCGGCTTAAAAAGCCCTCATCACTGATTTAACGGTCGCCCGATGGTTATTAACCATAGCTCCAGGCTGGATAAATATGTACATATACTGGTTTACACCCGCCACCAGCTCTCTTAAATATAATACATACTATTGGCCCTTCAACGCTTCTTTTAACTTAAAACTAATTATACTATATAACAAATGCGATTTCAACAGTTATTTGCCAATCATAGAACCAAACCTGCTTAAAGGCCAAATTCTAAATACTATTTTGCCCATTATAGCATCTTTGGATACATATTTATTTTTCCAATACCTTGAGTCAAGAGACTGATTGCGGTTGTCCCCCAACATGAAGTAGTGATTAGGTGGGACTTTATACGGTCCAAATGTCTCATTTTTATTCATAGGCTCTTTAAGGTATGGCTCTTTTACTGGCTTTCCGTTTCTATAAAGTATCCCATTTTTGATCTCGATGGTATCTCCGCCAATGCCGATTACCCTTTTTACAAAGCTTACAGACGGATCGTCAGGATACTTAAATACGACTATGTCACCTCTTTTAATAGGCTCAAATCTGTATATAAATTTTAATTCAATAAACTTATCATTAAGCTGTATAGTGTTAAGCATGGAACCTGTAGGTACATCAACAAGCTCAAATACATACGTCCTAATAAACATAGCTATGATAAAAGCAAGCCCAATAGTAAGTATCCAACTTACAATCTCTTTTTTCGTATTGCTCTTCATCGTCCAATCTCCTTTTTTAAATATACAGTTATTATTATAT comes from the Thermoanaerobacterium aotearoense genome and includes:
- a CDS encoding UPF0182 family membrane protein, translating into MKRGNLAIIILLISIFLIAALFASLANLIVDIQWFNSLNYLGVFFKKFLTQLTIGVPSFVVIFILSYFYLNRMVKDYAKFAQDIEIKSVRKRFRGVVIGLSIFVSFLISVFISANWWNDFLFYINSANFGVKDPIFNKDISLYMFRLPFLLDVYDLLIVIIPILIVATIIVYGLMYLSDKTRFYEISDRGGFFRAIYNKEILMIAFRQIAVLGFVFFAVLSLGYYLKAYGILYSKSGVVFGAGYTDVHVRLLFYRILMLASIISGVLFMIGAFRQKLKYIIASPVIIVAIMILSTVSQMVVQNFIVAPNELDKEKTYLKYNIDFTQKAFDLNNVEERNYDLSGDIDKKVLDENQDTINNIRINDYRPVSQIYNQLQSIRLYYKFNDIDIDRYMINGNYRQVFISAREMNLDNLASQAKNWINMHLKYTHGYGVVMSTVNDVTATGQPDMVIKNIPPVSSTNIKITRPEIYFGELTNTYAIVNTKTGEFDYPAGDTNKENFYSGKSGIPMTFLNKLLYTIYTGNIKILLSTDITADSRMLLFRNIKDRVQRIAPFLIYDDDPYIVVDNGKLYWMIDAYTYSGNYPYSEPYGDTGINYIRNSVKVVVDAYTGDVKYYISDKNDPIIKVYSRIFPGLFKNIDEMPQGLKAHIRYPQYMFDIQASVYKNYHMSDPQVFYNKEDSWDIAKEKFTGKIEPEESQYVIMKLPGEKTAEYVLMIPYTPATKDNMVAWMAARMDGNNYGKLVVYKFPKSTVVYGPMQIENMIDQDPNISKEMSLWDQKGSSIIRGNLLTLPIDDSMLYVEPIYIQSSNENAIPEVKRVILAYKDKIVMEDTLANALNKLFNLQTPAQPQVPQVQTNETQQELIKKANDIYNNAMNASKNGDWTDFGKNLDELGSVLNDLNNSIKK
- a CDS encoding LCP family protein, which codes for MKRALKISLLVILGIALSIGTGVFMFYRNLNVVNTEENPVTTNAQVKTSKQSSSSQNKKNILFVGDADGLSDTIFVASFDANKKEIDMLSIPRDTYYPRPGYNAPTEKKINAAYSEQKIDGLKDAVENLLGIKIDNYVILTYDGFKDIIDTIGGVEVNIPFDMKYDDNVANPPLHINLKKGLQVLDGEEALQFVRYRHGYVDGDIGRINAQQEFLKSFIKKVTSPTIITKIPSLAITLSKNLKTDLTAKDITTYALDFVKNKPQNINTSILPGEGGYMGDYSYYFVDQQKAMEVASEMFGNGLSNDSVSTVSQITYSPLNSTISVAVYNGTKVQGLAAKYAEELKSLGFNVIKIANADAKNYDESCVYADTSIDKANKVAGALSIKNVLNGENSSSADVTVIIGNDKK
- the serS gene encoding serine--tRNA ligase codes for the protein MLDIKRIRNNPDEVKKAIELKKENSNIDEFLEIDEKRREILKELESLKNTRNKESENIAKLKKEGKDAEELIKEMKEISDKIKAMEGEVKQYDEKLEELLWTIPNIPHESVPVGDSDADNVEIRRWGEVREFDFEVKPHWDIGVELGLLDFEAASRVTGSRFTFYKGLGCRLERALINFMMDLHTEKHGYTEVFPPFMVHRRSMFGTGQLPKFEEDAFKVAGTDYFLIPTAEVPVTNMYRETIIDGEKLPIYNCAYSACFRQEAGSAGRDTRGLIRQHQFNKVELVKITEPEKSYEELEKMVSDAEDVLKTLGIPYRVVSICTGDLGFTAAKKYDLEVWMPSYGRYVEISSCSNCEDFQARRANIKYRPKDGGKAQYVHTLNGSGVAVGRTFAAILENYQQKDGSVVVPEALRPYMRCDVIRK
- the lepB gene encoding signal peptidase I, whose amino-acid sequence is MKSNTKKEIVSWILTIGLAFIIAMFIRTYVFELVDVPTGSMLNTIQLNDKFIELKFIYRFEPIKRGDIVVFKYPDDPSVSFVKRVIGIGGDTIEIKNGILYRNGKPVKEPYLKEPMNKNETFGPYKVPPNHYFMLGDNRNQSLDSRYWKNKYVSKDAIMGKIVFRIWPLSRFGSMIGK